Proteins from one Drosophila gunungcola strain Sukarami chromosome 3R, Dgunungcola_SK_2, whole genome shotgun sequence genomic window:
- the LOC128255452 gene encoding Y+L amino acid transporter 2 isoform X1 has product METESLNRKNSSRKSSIVNGNGSGDASTKLTNGDGGDGGDGGGGGEVTLKAKMSLLNGCTVIVGSIIGSGIFVSPTGVLMYTGSVNLALIVWVISGLFSMVGAYCYAELGTMITKSGADYAYIMETFGPFMAFIRLWIECMIVRPCSQAIVALTFSTYVLKPFFPECSPPEDSARLLAVCCILVLTLINCWDVKWATAVQDIFTYAKLLALFVIIATGMYQLSLGNVQYFTFENSDTKVTSIALSFYSGLFAYNGWNYLNFIIEELKDPVKNLPRAIAISCTLVTVVYVMANVSFYTILSPDEVLGSSAVAVTYAERAFGMLAWTIPVFVALSTFGAVNGILLTSSRLFYAGANNGQMPEILTMIQIQRFTPTPAVLAMALLSMLYLTVSDIFALINYVGFATWLSIGVAVLCLPWLRWAQPNLPRPIRVPMVFPIVYLIATMFVTVVPMYASPVETGYGILMILSSIPVYLVFIAWKNKPIWFQRTMVSLTRFLQKLLMVLGKQTKPAQV; this is encoded by the exons ATGGAAACGGAGTCGTTGAATCGGAAGAACTCCTCGCGGAAGAGTTCGATTGTGAATGGAAACGGGAGTGGAGATGCCTCCACGAAGTTGACCAATGGCGATGGGGGGGATGGTGGCGATGGAGGCGGCGGAGGTGAGGTGACACTGAAGGCCAAGATGAGCCTGCTCAATGGCTGCACGGTCATCGTGGGCTCCATCATCGGATCGGGCATTTTCGTGTCGCCCACGGGAGTGCTAATGTACACGGGCAGTGTTAACCTGGCTCTCATCGTATGGGTCATTTCCGGACTCTTCTCGATG GTGGGTGCCTATTGCTATGCGGAGTTGGGAACGATGATAACCAAGTCGGGAGCTGACTACGCCTACATCATGGAGACCTTCGGACCCTTCATGGCCTTCATCCGCCTGTGGATCGAGTGCATGATCGTGAGACCCTGTTCGCAAGCCATAGTGGCCCTCACTTTCAGCACCTACGTCCTGAAGCCCTTCTTCCCGGAGTGTTCTCCGCCGGAGGATTCAGCCCGCCTCCTCGCCGTCTGCTGCATAC TCGTGCTAACCCTAATCAACTGCTGGGATGTTAAATGGGCGACCGCTGTGCAGGATATCTTTACGTATGCCAAA CTGTTGGCCCTGTTTGTCATCATTGCCACTGGCATGTACCAACTTTCACTGGGCAATGTGCAATACTTTACTTTCGAGAATTCGGACACTAAAGTAACCTCCATTGCCTTGTCCTTCTACTCTGGTCTCTTTGCCTACAATGGATG GAACTACTTGAACTTTATTATTGAGGAGCTGAAAGATCCCGTCAAGAATCTGCCGCGCGCCATTGCAATCAGTTGCACGCTGGTCACTGTGGTCTACGTCATGGCGAATGTGTCCTTCTACACCATTTTGTCGCCGGATGAGGTCCTGGGCTCCTCGGCCGTGGCAGTGACATATGCGGAGCGGGCCTTTGGCATGCTGGCATGGACCATTCCAG TGTTCGTGGCCTTGTCTACTTTTGGAGCAGTTAATGGCATCCTGCTGACCTCCTCCCGATTGTTTTATGCCGGAGCCAACAATGGCCAGATGCCCGAGATCCTCACCATGATCCAGATCCAGAGATTCACGCCCACTCCTGCGGTTTTGGCCATGGCCTTGCTATCCATGTTGTACCTGACAGTATCTGACATTTTTGCGCTGATCAACTATGTGGGTTTTGCCACTTGG CTGAGCATTGGAGTGGCTGTGCTGTGCCTGCCCTGGTTGAGATGGGCCCAACCCAATCTTCCCCGACCCATCAGAGTGCCCATGGTCTTCCCCATTGTCTACCTGATTGCCACCATGTTCGTGACCGTGGTGCCCATGTACGCCAGTCCCGTGGAGACCGGATATGGCATCCTGATGATTCTATCCAGCATACCCGTCTACCTGGTCTTCATCGCCTGGAAGAACAAGCCTATTTGGTTCCAAAGGACCATGG TAAGCCTCACACGATTCCTACAAAAACTGCTCATGGTACTCGGCAAGCAGACGAAACCAGCTCAGGTGTAA
- the LOC128255443 gene encoding UDP-glucosyltransferase 2, whose product MRWIFLLVCLQPRYLRGARILALFPIPSPSHYFFALPYLKSLASEGHEIISVNPYPLKEPIKNIYDIPVPEVFENFNEILEFVKTPKTTWQSSDFINEYTLNLTKSVLNNEGVRRELLSPKSPRFDLIIMDLWRIDALCGLAAFLEVPIIGMAPYGTDWKIDELVGNISPISYLQSPSSHFHNLETYGGRLSHFVERSITWINYKWRHVEKQKALYKKYLPNIANKHTLAETSRNFALVLVNQHFTLAPPRPYVPNMIEVGGMHVDPDPKPLPKELEAFIQGAGDAGVIYFSLGTNVKSKSLSEDRRKLMLNTFSHLPQRVLWKFENGQLPGKPPNVFISKWFPQQDILAHPQVRLFITHGGLLSTIESIHHGKPMLGLPCFFDQFRNMEHVQRMGLGLILNLKEMAAEDFNSTIVRLLTEKSFEVMAKITGARYRDKPMKPLETAIWWTHYVLRHNGAAHMRVAGRELDFFIYHSLDVLATFFLAFFVTLTIFAFCMIKALRKCYQFKNETNILKKKFV is encoded by the exons ATGCGTTGGATTTTCCTGCTGGTCTGTCTCCAACCCCGTTACTTGAGAGGTGCTCGCATCCTGGCACTTTTTCCTATACCGAGTCCTTCACACTACTTTTTCGCCCTCCCGTACCTAAAGAGCTTGGCCTCTGAGGGCCATGAAATAATCTCTGTGAATCCGTACCCTCTGAAGGAACcgattaagaatatatacgACATTCCTGTTCCTGAAgtgtttgaaaattttaatg AAATCCTAGAATTTGTAAAAACCCCCAAAACCACCTGGCAAAGTAGCGATTTTATCAACGAATATACCCTTAATCTCACAAAGTCGGTGCTGAATAATGAAGGAGTAAGGCGAGAGCTTCTTAGCCCAAAAAGTCCCCGTTTCGACCTGATCATAATGGATCTTTGGCGGATCGACGCTCTTTGTGGACTGGCGGCCTTCTTGGAGGTGCCCATCATTGGAATGGCTCCCTATGGCACTGACTGGAAGATCGACGAACTAGTGGGTAATATCTCACCGATTTCGTACCTCCAATCGCCCTCTTCTCATTTTCACAACCTGGAGACCTATGGAGGACGTCTGTCGCATTTTGTGGAACGATCTATTACCTGGATTAACTATAAATGGAGGCATGTGGAGAAACAGAAGGCCCTCTATAAGAAATACCTCCCGAATATAGCTAATAAGCACACATTAGCTGAGACTTCACGAAATTTTGCCTTAGTGCTTGTCAATCAGCACTTCACACTGGCTCCTCCACGTCCATATGTTCCGAATATGATCGAAGTGGGTGGTATGCATGTAGATCCAGATCCCAAACCTTTGCCCAAGGAACTGGAGGCATTTATTCAGGGTGCTGGTGATGCTGGAGTCATCTACTTTTCTCTGGGCACCAATGTCAAAAGCAAATCCCTGTCTGAGGATCGCCGAAAATTGATGCTTAATACTTTTTCTCATCTACCCCAGCGAGTCCTGTGGAAATTCGAGAACGGGCAGTTGCCAGGTAAACCCCCAAATGTTTTCATAAGCAAATGGTTCCCGCAACAAGATATTCTGGCCCATCCCCAAGTAAGGCTCTTTATAACCCACGGCGGATTGCTGAGCACCATAGAGAGTATTCATCATGGTAAGCCTATGTTGGGTTTGCCCTGCTTTTTCGACCAATTCCGTAATATGGAACATGTTCAACGTATGGGTCTGggcttaattttaaacttaaaggAAATGGCAGCAGAGGATTTTAATTCCACCATTGTTAGGCTGCTCACAGAGAAGAGTTTCGAGGTTATGGCCAAAATTACGGGTGCCAGATACAGGGATAAGCCCATGAAGCCTCTGGAAACGGCCATCTGGTGGACCCACTATGTCCTGCGGCACAATGGAGCGGCTCATATGCGAGTGGCAGGACGGGAATTGGACTTCTTCATCTACCACAGTCTGGATGTCTTGGCCACTTTTTTCCTAGCCTTTTTCGTAACCTTgacaatttttgcattttgcatgaTTAAAGCTTTGAGGAAGtgttatcaatttaaaaacgaaacaaatatactaaagaaaaagtttgtttaa
- the LOC128261904 gene encoding eIF-2-alpha kinase GCN2 translates to MADEMALAKESFRERQIQELEVIKSIFGGDVEDLRPQANPALWKPTDIRIQLTPLRDSSNGLEAYVGTKLHVTCPSKYPKLPPKISLEESKGMSDQLLEALRNRLQTQSQELRGEVMIYELAQTVQAFLLEHNKPPQGSFYDQMLQDKQKRDQELKDMQRQREFLQRQTLIDEVERRKEMFKTEAKRRGEPRRSMSESNPRHPSSSESSENSSPYYRGHIYTSKCLDHRNTETLYFHKMGRQIQRGSCVGHSQRGCIAYTGIDMHCGQLLYITEWNIKYGQLEQPCSGGGKCHWGSEIKCLGSHRVDDVIASIERQVAALAQLQHKNLVSYECVLCIKRKEGLLVYLVQDFLLGTSVFCISSSLGWCMDMDGARVVARGVLDALVFLHNKGVSHSHLLDSTVFMDNTGNVRVSDFSLVPNLLELLSGAGQSSSRGDLPALGALVESLLPTNSYEMRDFVDKCNSDRTLSASELLEHPFLRFYVDNGQQQLMQLPQQRHPIPVQRTGPAMPYQIPTLALSQSRLRTEFEVLMYLGKGAFGDVLKVRNILDNREYAIKRIPLPARSRQLYKKMTREVELLSRLNHENVVRYFNSWIESVDDADAAEMDKLLGGEWSQSQQELSVKPAKSPQLGPTLEEDEDEDDSSSSMWNGYMPTMEDSDSDGIEFVDSDGKVAVYDDEEQEDSIRGKTNSPRPLMQVMYIQMEFCEKCTLRTAIDDNLFNDTDRLWRLFREIAEGLSHIHQQGIIHRDLKPVNIFLDSHDQIKIGDFGLATTSFLALQAHEYAAPVPVNQIISADDGTGTGKVGTTLYVAPELTGNASKSIYNQKVDMYTLGIILFEMCQPPFDTSMERAQTITALRNESINIPETMLKDPKYEKTVKMLHWLLNHDPAQRPTAEELLVSDLVPPAQLEANELQEMLRHALANPQSKAYKNLVARCLQQESDEVLEHTYHLGSSRAMKSWNSAIIIDDIVSLNPVIEFVKAKVVNLFRKHGAIEVDSPLLSPLSARNITANANANAVHLMTHSGCVVVLPCDLRTQFARHVTMNGVNLIRRYCVDRVYREERVFNFHPKQSYECSFDIIAPTSGSNLVDAELLSLAFEITSELPRLREKNLAIRMNHTNLLRAILIFCNVPKAQYGALFEGTMDFIESRISRFQFHSSITGIMEKSRTSAQTLMDMLLANFLLTGSRSTVDDSALKSLMRGKGEAASLARGALRELETVVGLAYSLGVKCPIQIWAGLPISFDRASSGGIVWQMTADLKPNRSGHPSILAVGERYDAMLHEFQRQAQSFNPALSTRGELSGAGLSFSLDKLVASVGVEYAKDCRAIDVGICVCGTRPPLKDVTYIMRLLWSVGIRCGIVEASSELGDEAQDLARLGALHVILVAENGALKVRSFERERFQERHLTRAELVEFIQKLIRTEAINGAAVDNPNQLSNLSATDSNRSSGGRERENGLSSSASNVSIKNSYSQLPNLQVTFLTHDKPTANYKRRLENQVAQQMSSTLAQFLKKETFVVVVVELPPAVVNAIVGAINPREIRKKETELEINFVIERFPKYKRYISEINDEVVDFLTDAKTPIVALYSISDSYYRVII, encoded by the exons ATGGCGGACGAAATGGCTCTAGCGAAGGAATCTTTCCGCGAGCGACAGATCCAGGAATTAGAGGTTATAAAG TCCATCTTTGGCGGCGATGTGGAGGACCTAAGACCCCAGGCTAATCCTGCCCTTTGGAAGCCCACGGACATTAGGATACAGCTCACCCCGCTGAGGGATTCCTCCAATGGACTGGAGGCCTACGTCGGCACCAAACTGCATGTCACCTGTCCCTCGAAGTACCCAAAATT GCCCCCTAAAATTTCTCTCGAGGAGTCCAAGGGCATGTCGGATCAGCTGCTGGAGGCCCTGCGCAACCGACTGCAGACCCAGTCCCAGGAGCTGCGCGGCGAGGTGATGATCTACGAATTGGCCCAGACCGTGCAGGCCTTTCTGCTCGAACACAACAAGCCGCCCCAGGGCTCCTTCTACGACCAAATGCTGCAGGACAAGCAGAAGAGGGACCAGGAGCTGAAGGACATGCAGCGCCAGCGGGAATTCCTGCAACGACAGACGCTCATCGACGAGGTGGAGCGTCGCAAGGAGATGTTCAAGACAGAGGCCAAGAGACGCGGCGAACCGAGGCGCAGCATGAGCGAGTCCAATCCGCGGCATCCCAGCTCCTCGGAGAGCTCCGAAAACTCATCGCCCTATTATCGTGGCCACATTTACACCTCCAAGTGCCTGGATCACCGCAACACGGAGACGCTCTATTTCCACAAGATGGGCAGGCAAATTCAGCGGGGCAGCTGTGTGG GCCACTCCCAACGTGGGTGCATTGCCTACACCGGCATTGACATGCACTGCGGCCAGTTGCTCTACATCACCGAGTGGAACATCAAGTACGGCCAACTGGAGCAGCCCTGCAGCGGCGGAGGAAAGTGTCACTGGGGCAGCGAGATAAAGTGCCTGGGCAGTCATCGTGTAGACGACGTTATCGCCTCCATTGAGCGGCAGGTGGCCGCGTTGGCCCAGTTGCAGCACAAGAACCTCGTCTCGTACGAGTGCGTGCTCTGCATCAAGCGCAAGGAGGGATTACTTGTGTACTTGGTGCAGGACTTTCTACTCGGCACCAGTGTCTTTTGCATCTCCTCCTCGCTGGGGTGGTGCATGGATATGGATGGCGCACGAGTGGTGGCCCGTGGCGTGCTGGATGCTCTGGTTTTCTTGCACAACAAGGGTGTGTCCCACAGCCATTTGCTGGATAGCACTGTTTTTATGGACAACACGGGCAATGTGCGCGTCTCGGACTTTTCCCTGGTGCCCAATCTTCTGGAGCTTCTCAGCGGAGCGGGACAAAGCAGCAGTCGCGGAGATCTGCCCGCCCTAGGTGCCCTAGTGGAGAGCCTTTTGCCCACCAATAGCTACGAGATGCGGGACTTTGTGGACAA ATGCAACTCTGACCGCACGCTTTCCGCTTCGGAGCTGCTGGAGCATCCATTCCTGCGGTTCTATGTGGACAATGGCCAGCAGCAGTTAATGCAATTACCACAGCAGCGGCATCCCATTCCAGTCCAGCGCACGGGACCCGCCATGCCCTATCAGATACCCACACTGGCTTTGAGTCAATCCCGCCTGCGAACCGAGTTCGAAGTGCTCATGTACTTGGGCAAGGGAGCCTTCGGAGACGTTTTAAAAGTGCGCAACATTCTGGACAACCGGGAGTACGCCATTAAGCGGATACCACTGCCCGCGAGGagtcgccagctgtacaagAAGATGACTCGCGAGGTGGAGCTGCTTTCGCGGCTGAATCACGAGAATGTGGTGCGGTATTTCAACAGTTGGATAGAGAGTGTCGATGATGCAGATGCGGCGGAGATGGACAAGTTGCTGGGTGGCGAGTGGTCGCAGAGTCAGCAGGAGCTCAGCGTTAAGCCAGCCAAGTCGCCGCAGCTTGGTCCCACTTtggaggaggatgaggacgaggatgaCAGCTCGTCCAGCATGTGGAATGGTTACAT GCCCACCATGGAGGATTCCGATTCTGATGGTATCGAGTTCGTGGATTCCGATGGCAAGGTGGCTGTCTACGATgacgaggagcaggaggacTCCATCCGAGGCAAGACCAACTCGCCCAGACCTTTGATGCAAGTCATGTACATCCAGATGGAGTTCTGCGAGAAATGCACACTGCG CACCGCCATCGATGACAATCTCTTTAACGACACGGATCGCTTGTGGCGTCTGTTCAGGGAGATCGCCGAAGGCCTTTCGCACATCCATCAGCAGGGAATCATCCATCGTGACCTCAAGCCggtgaatatatttttggacTCGCACGATCAGATCAAAATCGGAGACTTTGGCCTGGCCACCACAAGTTTTCTGGCTTTGCAGGCCCACGAGTATGCGGCACCAGTTCCAGTTAACCAGATAATCAGCGCGGATGATGGCACTGGCACGGGAAAGGTGGGCACCACGCTCTACGTGGCTCCCGAACTCACAGGCAATGCCTCCAAGTCCATTTACAACCAAAAGGTGGACATGTACACTCTGGGCATCATTTTGTTCGAGATGTGCCAACCTCCCTTCGACACAAGCATGGAGCGGGCTCAGACTATAACGGCCCTACGGAATGAGTCCATCAACATACCGGAAACAATGCTTAAAGATCCCAAATACGAGAAGACAGTGAAG ATGCTTCACTGGCTGCTCAATCACGATCCCGCCCAGCGACCGACGGCCGAGGAGCTTCTGGTCTCAGACCTGGTGCCACCCGCCCAACTGGAAGCCAATGAGCTCCAGGAGATGCTGCGTCACGCCCTTGCCAATCCGCAGAGTAAGGCATACAAGAATCTGGTGGCCAGATGCCTGCAGCAGGAGAGCGACGAGGTGCTGGAGCACACCTACCATTTGGGCAGCAGTAGGGCGATGAAATCTTGGAACTCGGCCATCATAATCGACGATATAGTGTCTCTGAATCCCGTAATTGAATTTGTCAAGGCGAAGGTCGTAAATCTCTTCCGCAAGCATGGAGCCATCGAAGTGGACTCGCCACTGCTATCGCCGCTTTCCGCGAGGAACATCACGGccaatgcgaatgcgaatgccgTGCACCTGATGACCCACTCCGGTTGTGTGGTGGTGCTGCCATGCGATTTGCGCACCCAGTTCGCCCGCCATGTGACCATGAACGGGGTAAATCTCATCCGGCGCTATTGTGTGGACCGTGTTTATCGCGAGGAGCGGGTGTTCAACTTCCATCCCAAGCAGAGCTACGAGTGCTCCTTCGACATCATTGCGCCCACATCAGGCAGCAACCTGGTGGATGCGGAACTCCTATCGTTGGCCTTTGAGATTACCAGCGAACTGCCGCGTCTGCGGGAGAAGAATCTGGCAATCCGCATGAACCACACGAATCTTTTGAGGGCCATCCTCATCTTCTGCAATGTGCCCAAAGCGCAGTATGGAGCTCTGTTTGAGGGCACCATGGACTTTATCGAATCCCGCATCTCCCGCTTTCAATTCCACTCGAGCATCACGGGCATTATGGAGAAGTCGCGCACCTCTGCGCAAACCCTGATGGACATGTTGTTGGCCAACTTTCTGCTGACTGGCTCCCGCAGCACGGTGGATGATTCGGCTTTGAAGTCCCTGATGCGCGGAAAGGGAGAAGCAGCTTCGCTGGCGAGAGGGGCTCTGAGGGAACTGGAAACTGTTGTGGGATTAGCCTACAGTCTAGGCGTCAAG TGCCCCATTCAAATTTGGGCTGGTCTGCCCATTAGCTTCGATCGTGCCAGCAGCGGTGGCATCGTGTGGCAGATGACCGCCGACCTTAAGCCCAATCGCTCTGGCCATCCTTCGATTTTGGCGGTGGGTGAGCGGTACGATGCCATGCTGCACGAGTTCCAAAGGCAGGCGCAGAGCTTCAATCCCGCCCTGTCCACACGTGGTGAGCTCAGTGGAGCAGGCCTGTCCTTTTCCCTGGACAAACTGGTGGCTTCCGTGGGTGTGGAGTACGCCAAGGATTGCCGGGCCATCGACGTGGGCATTTGTGTGTGCGGAACTCGTCCGCCCCTCAAGGATGTGACCTACATTATGCGCCTGCTCTGGTCCGTGGGCATCCGATGCGGCATTGTGGAGGCCTCCAGCGAACTGGGCGATGAGGCACAGGACCTGGCGCGGCTAGGAGCTTTGCATGTCATTCTGGTGGCCGAGAATGGCGCGCTGAAAGTGAGATCCTTTGAGCGGGAACGCTTCCAGGAGCGGCATCTAACGAGAGCCGAGCTGGTGGAGTTCATTCAAAAGCTGATAAGGACAGAAGCGATAAACGGAGCAGCCGTAGACAACCCCAACCAACTGTCCAACTTGAGTGCCACCGACAGCAACAGGAGCAGTGGTGGCCGGGAAAGGGAGAACGGACTCAGCTCCTCCGCCTCGAATGTCAGCATCAAGAACAGCTACAGCCAGCTGCCGAATCTACAAGTCACCTTCCTTACCCACGACAAGCCAACGGCCAACTACAAGCGACGTCTGGAGAACCAGGTGGCCCAGCAGATGAGCTCCACTCTGGCGCAGTTCCTCAAGAAGGAAACCttcgtggtggtggtggtggagtTGCCGCCGGCGGTTGTAAATGCCATTGTGGGGGCCATCAATCCCCGAGAAATACGCAAAAAAGAGACTGAACTGGAAATTAACTTTGTGATCGAGCG ATTTCCAAAATACAAACGCTATATATCCGAGATAAACGACGAGGTTGTGGACTTTCTGACCGATGCCAAGACTCCAATAGTGGCCTTGTACAGCATTTCCGATTCCTACTACCGCGTCATCATCTAA
- the LOC128255452 gene encoding Y+L amino acid transporter 2 isoform X2, giving the protein METESLNRKNSSRKSSIVNGNGSGDASTKLTNGDGGDGGDGGGGGEVTLKAKMSLLNGCTVIVGSIIGSGIFVSPTGVLMYTGSVNLALIVWVISGLFSMVGAYCYAELGTMITKSGADYAYIMETFGPFMAFIRLWIECMIVRPCSQAIVALTFSTYVLKPFFPECSPPEDSARLLAVCCILVLTLINCWDVKWATAVQDIFTYAKLLALFVIIATGMYQLSLGNVQYFTFENSDTKVTSIALSFYSGLFAYNGWNYLNFIIEELKDPVKNLPRAIAISCTLVTVVYVMANVSFYTILSPDEVLGSSAVAVTYAERAFGMLAWTIPVFVALSTFGAVNGILLTSSRLFYAGANNGQMPEILTMIQIQRFTPTPAVLAMALLSMLYLTVSDIFALINYVGFATWLSIGVAVLCLPWLRWAQPNLPRPIRVPMVFPIVYLIATMFVTVVPMYASPVETGYGILMILSSIPVYLVFIAWKNKPIWFQRTMGGLTQVLQKMMMVVRPKAASK; this is encoded by the exons ATGGAAACGGAGTCGTTGAATCGGAAGAACTCCTCGCGGAAGAGTTCGATTGTGAATGGAAACGGGAGTGGAGATGCCTCCACGAAGTTGACCAATGGCGATGGGGGGGATGGTGGCGATGGAGGCGGCGGAGGTGAGGTGACACTGAAGGCCAAGATGAGCCTGCTCAATGGCTGCACGGTCATCGTGGGCTCCATCATCGGATCGGGCATTTTCGTGTCGCCCACGGGAGTGCTAATGTACACGGGCAGTGTTAACCTGGCTCTCATCGTATGGGTCATTTCCGGACTCTTCTCGATG GTGGGTGCCTATTGCTATGCGGAGTTGGGAACGATGATAACCAAGTCGGGAGCTGACTACGCCTACATCATGGAGACCTTCGGACCCTTCATGGCCTTCATCCGCCTGTGGATCGAGTGCATGATCGTGAGACCCTGTTCGCAAGCCATAGTGGCCCTCACTTTCAGCACCTACGTCCTGAAGCCCTTCTTCCCGGAGTGTTCTCCGCCGGAGGATTCAGCCCGCCTCCTCGCCGTCTGCTGCATAC TCGTGCTAACCCTAATCAACTGCTGGGATGTTAAATGGGCGACCGCTGTGCAGGATATCTTTACGTATGCCAAA CTGTTGGCCCTGTTTGTCATCATTGCCACTGGCATGTACCAACTTTCACTGGGCAATGTGCAATACTTTACTTTCGAGAATTCGGACACTAAAGTAACCTCCATTGCCTTGTCCTTCTACTCTGGTCTCTTTGCCTACAATGGATG GAACTACTTGAACTTTATTATTGAGGAGCTGAAAGATCCCGTCAAGAATCTGCCGCGCGCCATTGCAATCAGTTGCACGCTGGTCACTGTGGTCTACGTCATGGCGAATGTGTCCTTCTACACCATTTTGTCGCCGGATGAGGTCCTGGGCTCCTCGGCCGTGGCAGTGACATATGCGGAGCGGGCCTTTGGCATGCTGGCATGGACCATTCCAG TGTTCGTGGCCTTGTCTACTTTTGGAGCAGTTAATGGCATCCTGCTGACCTCCTCCCGATTGTTTTATGCCGGAGCCAACAATGGCCAGATGCCCGAGATCCTCACCATGATCCAGATCCAGAGATTCACGCCCACTCCTGCGGTTTTGGCCATGGCCTTGCTATCCATGTTGTACCTGACAGTATCTGACATTTTTGCGCTGATCAACTATGTGGGTTTTGCCACTTGG CTGAGCATTGGAGTGGCTGTGCTGTGCCTGCCCTGGTTGAGATGGGCCCAACCCAATCTTCCCCGACCCATCAGAGTGCCCATGGTCTTCCCCATTGTCTACCTGATTGCCACCATGTTCGTGACCGTGGTGCCCATGTACGCCAGTCCCGTGGAGACCGGATATGGCATCCTGATGATTCTATCCAGCATACCCGTCTACCTGGTCTTCATCGCCTGGAAGAACAAGCCTATTTGGTTCCAAAGGACCATGG GCGGACTAACACAAGTTCTACAGAAAATGATGATGGTTGTGCGTCCCAAAGCGGCGTCAAAG TAA
- the LOC128255484 gene encoding uncharacterized protein LOC128255484 codes for MNSHPASKRNHRVLVALTDDKKRGSVEVPVLENDIRILDNKSMLLRMQNSSAKVVNSWEPPRYYRHLEFDAIGYELEPSIRTELSDFMTQILRNHRHGSLLRFSSLQRNQNPNFLTRLLVTEVDKLMMELRCRLKSINVDYFDVRKFDMVNMLVEPNAVPNRRRCSSAGKSVCSTRELYQWLINDFTNLRGRGLGDDYLDFEFVYRDSMAMQHRIHLSVFHIFGSESRPDLVDFFRSLPQSRLNGSTLLNDCLKESFDLKSLQPAVVIVELPIAPDLSDARRKILKLADLAFGSLQKVRKVMTISQTISQSTINLGKLNRKIGTEIHSSVRSVPDVSLSHLRRTAKFSDEDYNGMAYWYGRIDSKFAELKLAMEQHFVELYRRKSLDLRSEIRSINQDLSEENDQSGGDGARPPRAALQLDSTRKVYSVLKKEFKRLEVEAEKTTYASTLKVYISTKNYELSEAEKSLKLREIENLRLGLIQYINTADSSISGD; via the coding sequence ATGAACAGCCATCCGGCGAGCAAAAGAAACCACCGAGTGCTGGTGGCTCTTACAGATGACAAAAAACGTGGTTCTGTGGAAGTTCCAGTTCTGGAGAATGATATCAGGATCTTGGACAATAAGTCTATGTTGTTAAGGATGCAAAACTCCTCAGCTAAGGTGGTGAACTCCTGGGAACCTCCTCGCTACTATCGCCATTTGGAGTTCGATGCCATCGGCTATGAACTCGAGCCCAGCATTCGCACAGAACTGAGCGATTTCATGACACAAATACTTCGTAATCATCGTCATGGAAGTTTGCTGCGCTTTTCCTCCCTCCAGAGAAACCAAAACCCCAACTTTCTAACCCGTCTCTTGGTCACAGAAGTGGACAAACTAATGATGGAACTGCGCTGCCGTTTAAAATCCATTAATGTGGACTATTTTGATGTCCGGAAATTCGACATGGTCAACATGTTGGTGGAACCCAATGCAGTTCCCAACCGTCGAAGGTGTAGCTCTGCGGGAAAAAGTGTCTGCAGCACCAGGGAGTTGTACCAATGGCTAATTAATGATTTTACCAACTTAAGAGGTCGTGGCCTGGGCGACGACTATCTAGACTTTGAGTTTGTGTACCGGGATAGCATGGCCATGCAGCACAGGATTCACCTTTCAGTCTTTCACATCTTTGGCAGCGAAAGTCGACCTGATTTAGTTGACTTCTTCAGAAGTTTGCCACAGAGCAGGCTAAATGGAAGCACCCTTTTGAACGATTGCCTGAAAGAGTCCTTTGACCTCAAGTCTCTCCAGCCTGCAGTAGTCATCGTTGAGTTGCCCATTGCACCCGATTTAAGTGATGCTAGGCGCAAGATCTTAAAATTAGCTGATCTGGCCTTTGGTTCCTTGCAGAAAGTCCGAAAAGTAATGACCATCTCTCAGACCATCTCTCAGAGTACTATAAATTTGGGCAAGTTAAACAGGAAAATAGGAACTGAAATCCACAGTTCCGTGAGATCTGTGCCTGATGTTTCGCTCTCCCATTTGCGTCGCACTGCCAAGTTCTCGGACGAGGACTACAATGGCATGGCCTATTGGTATGGTCGCATAGACTCCAAGTTCGCTGAGCTAAAACTGGCCATGGAACAGCACTTTGTAGAGTTGTACAGGAGGAAAAGTCTAGATTTGCGCAGTGAAATTAGATCCATTAACCAGGATTTGAGCGAAGAGAATGACCAAAGTGGTGGCGATGGAGCAAGGCCGCCAAGAGCTGCTCTGCAATTGGATTCCACGAGGAAAGTATACTCTGTCTTGAAGAAAGAATTTAAGAGGCTCGAAGTGGAAGCCGAGAAAACCACCTATGCCTCCACTTTAAAGGTCTATATCAGCACCAAGAACTACGAACTTTCAGAAGCGGAAAAGTCGCTAAAGCTAAGGGAGATCGAGAATCTAAGGCTCGGTTTGATTCAGTATATAAATACGGCGGATTCCAGCATTTCCGGGGACTAG